One part of the Arthrobacter tumbae genome encodes these proteins:
- a CDS encoding isopenicillin N synthase family dioxygenase: MTHTQRSIPVLDLSTARRPDGSFDQDFIEQLREAAHAVGFFQIINYGAAPSQVDDLFSGMKQFFDLPVEERLALDNRNSPHFRGYARLGTEVTRGRADAREQIDFSPEREPVPDYPEDQPYWLLQGPNQWPGGNLPELESRAMDWAALMSGVGAELLSAIAVALGQPEDHFADLFEATPAWMAKLVHYVGGLEGAGSQGVGLHADYGFVTLLLQDEVGGLEVLPPGTDTPIPVEPIPGALVVNLGEMLEVATGGYLAATIHQVQAPPPGVDRYSVPFFWSPRLDAVVQPVSLPPELQAAARGISDDPDNPMLSSYGMNVLKGRVRAHPDVAELHHPGLGKVLSQR, encoded by the coding sequence ATGACGCATACCCAGCGATCGATCCCCGTGCTCGACCTCAGCACAGCCCGCCGCCCCGACGGCTCTTTCGACCAGGACTTTATCGAGCAGCTGCGCGAAGCCGCCCATGCCGTGGGGTTTTTCCAGATCATCAACTACGGCGCTGCTCCGTCCCAGGTGGATGACCTGTTCAGCGGAATGAAGCAGTTCTTTGATCTACCTGTGGAGGAGCGGCTCGCACTCGATAACCGCAACTCGCCGCACTTCCGCGGTTATGCCCGGCTCGGCACCGAGGTGACGCGTGGCCGTGCTGACGCCCGCGAGCAGATCGACTTTTCCCCGGAGCGCGAGCCGGTTCCCGACTATCCGGAGGACCAGCCGTACTGGCTTCTTCAGGGTCCCAATCAGTGGCCGGGAGGGAACCTGCCGGAGCTCGAGAGCCGGGCGATGGATTGGGCTGCCCTGATGTCCGGGGTCGGTGCGGAGCTGTTGTCGGCGATCGCCGTTGCGCTGGGCCAGCCGGAGGACCACTTTGCGGACCTCTTCGAGGCCACGCCGGCCTGGATGGCCAAGCTCGTGCACTACGTCGGAGGGCTCGAGGGTGCCGGCAGTCAGGGCGTCGGACTCCATGCCGACTACGGCTTTGTGACGCTGCTCCTGCAGGACGAGGTGGGTGGGCTTGAGGTGCTTCCGCCCGGTACGGACACCCCGATTCCTGTCGAGCCCATTCCGGGGGCGCTGGTGGTGAACCTCGGCGAGATGCTGGAGGTGGCCACCGGAGGCTACCTTGCAGCAACCATCCATCAGGTGCAGGCGCCGCCGCCCGGCGTGGACCGCTACTCGGTCCCGTTCTTCTGGTCGCCGCGTCTTGACGCCGTGGTCCAGCCGGTTTCGCTGCCGCCCGAGTTGCAGGCTGCCGCCCGCGGGATCTCCGATGACCCGGACAACCCCATGCTGTCCTCCTACGGGATGAACGTCCTCAAGGGGCGGGTGCGGGCCCACCCCGATGTTGCCGAACTGCACCATCCCGGGTTGGGGAAGGTTCTGTCGCAGCGCTGA
- a CDS encoding DNA alkylation repair protein produces MSEAAEFIDAALQREASWERADALNSLDDGLRYYGASVGAIRGTIRDARRKFRHLTHDEVVFLSSELWGDSPVFERRLAAVVLLQSSVALLRNTDLTRIEGFLRSSRTELLADPLAADVVGPLIARLTGHDRLKAITVVDRWAQDQEPMLRRAAEVVRQPLPPE; encoded by the coding sequence TTGAGCGAAGCTGCGGAGTTCATTGATGCCGCACTCCAGCGGGAAGCGTCATGGGAGCGGGCAGATGCGCTGAACTCGCTCGACGACGGACTCCGCTATTACGGCGCCTCGGTAGGCGCCATCCGGGGCACCATTCGTGACGCGCGCCGCAAATTCCGGCATCTGACGCACGACGAGGTGGTCTTCCTCAGTTCCGAGCTCTGGGGAGATTCACCGGTTTTCGAGCGTCGTCTCGCCGCGGTGGTCCTTCTGCAGTCGAGCGTTGCACTGCTCCGGAACACTGATCTGACGAGGATTGAAGGTTTCCTGCGGAGTTCGCGGACAGAATTGCTGGCGGATCCGCTCGCGGCCGATGTCGTCGGGCCACTGATTGCACGCCTTACCGGGCACGACAGACTGAAGGCGATTACCGTCGTCGACCGTTGGGCGCAGGACCAGGAGCCCATGCTGCGCCGGGCCGCGGAAGTGGTCCGGCAGCCCCTTCCGCCTGAATGA
- a CDS encoding antitoxin, with product MAGFGSLGKIAMGLARNPKVREALNSPQAKQMGSKVVDRVAEAADKATKGKHQDKIQNARGQAHKHLGGPGDGAQGQGQGLGDGPQASGAGPQTPGSVPQSPGPEAGPQTPGSVPQSPGPEAGPQNPGTSQGQGPANRSETPGSTPGNPRL from the coding sequence ATGGCTGGATTCGGATCGCTCGGCAAGATCGCGATGGGACTCGCGCGTAATCCCAAAGTCAGGGAAGCCCTCAATAGCCCGCAGGCCAAGCAGATGGGCAGCAAGGTTGTGGACCGGGTAGCGGAGGCGGCTGACAAAGCCACCAAGGGCAAGCACCAAGACAAGATCCAGAACGCCCGCGGCCAGGCACACAAGCACCTCGGAGGCCCAGGGGACGGTGCGCAAGGTCAGGGTCAGGGTTTGGGTGACGGGCCCCAGGCATCGGGAGCCGGACCGCAGACGCCGGGAAGCGTCCCGCAGAGCCCCGGCCCCGAAGCCGGACCGCAGACGCCGGGAAGCGTCCCGCAGAGCCCCGGCCCCGAAGCCGGACCTCAGAATCCCGGAACCTCTCAGGGCCAGGGCCCGGCGAACCGATCGGAGACGCCCGGAAGTACCCCCGGGAACCCGCGCCTCTGA
- a CDS encoding ABC transporter permease — MSTETTERHVRPGEPSSSQPGRNAQPAWLIVTLREVMVKAKDRGFAISTIVTLVLIVAGVVFNAYMSSRGEDFTVAVTSEAGQSVTALADQDGRADDGNTTFTAIVVDSEEAALEEVRSEEADAALIRGDGGGWTLTGKNEVSRGLSTGIGASLETYVLETNAAAAGTSPEELLAGSELEESLLEGNAENQAVADIAGFAFSFLFYMASIIFGMAIANSVVEEKQNRVVEILATAIPVRQLLYGKVLGNTILAMVQLALYGGAALLALNLTDTADLVGSIIPASGWFMVFFLFGFLILASIWAVLGSLASRPEDLSSNSTPVMVLIFAALGAGLFASGQLLVVASYVPVVSSVAMPIRMLNTEVALWEPILSLVIALAAAVALLHLGEKIYRRAVMQGGGALSLRKAMKLEQ, encoded by the coding sequence GTGAGCACCGAAACAACGGAGCGGCACGTGCGGCCGGGGGAGCCGTCGTCGTCCCAGCCGGGACGCAACGCACAGCCGGCCTGGCTGATCGTCACCCTTCGTGAAGTCATGGTCAAGGCGAAGGACCGCGGGTTCGCGATTTCCACGATCGTGACGCTCGTGCTTATTGTCGCCGGCGTCGTCTTCAACGCCTACATGTCCAGCCGCGGTGAGGATTTCACCGTGGCGGTAACCTCGGAGGCCGGACAGTCGGTGACCGCGCTCGCGGACCAGGATGGCAGGGCCGACGACGGCAACACCACTTTCACGGCGATTGTCGTTGACTCGGAGGAAGCAGCACTCGAGGAGGTCCGGTCGGAGGAAGCCGACGCGGCGCTCATCCGGGGCGATGGCGGTGGCTGGACTCTGACAGGAAAGAATGAGGTTTCCAGGGGGTTGAGCACCGGGATCGGTGCCTCGCTGGAGACTTACGTGCTGGAAACCAACGCGGCTGCGGCCGGAACCTCGCCGGAGGAGCTGCTTGCCGGTTCCGAACTCGAGGAGTCGCTGCTGGAAGGCAACGCGGAGAACCAGGCCGTGGCAGACATCGCCGGTTTCGCCTTCAGCTTCCTGTTCTATATGGCGTCCATCATCTTCGGAATGGCCATCGCCAACTCGGTGGTGGAGGAGAAGCAGAACCGGGTGGTGGAGATCCTCGCCACGGCAATACCCGTTCGGCAATTGTTGTACGGCAAGGTACTGGGAAATACGATCCTGGCCATGGTGCAGCTTGCGCTGTACGGTGGGGCCGCCCTGTTGGCCCTCAACCTGACCGATACGGCGGACCTCGTGGGAAGCATCATCCCTGCCTCGGGATGGTTCATGGTGTTCTTCCTCTTCGGCTTCCTAATCCTCGCGTCGATCTGGGCAGTCCTGGGCTCACTGGCCAGCCGGCCGGAGGACCTGTCCAGCAACTCGACGCCGGTCATGGTCCTGATCTTCGCGGCACTGGGTGCCGGATTGTTCGCATCGGGCCAGCTGCTGGTGGTGGCGTCCTACGTGCCGGTGGTGTCATCCGTGGCCATGCCGATCCGCATGCTGAACACCGAGGTAGCGCTGTGGGAGCCGATCCTGTCACTGGTGATTGCCCTCGCGGCGGCAGTCGCGCTGCTTCACCTCGGCGAGAAAATCTACCGTAGAGCCGTCATGCAGGGCGGCGGCGCGCTGTCACTGCGCAAGGCCATGAAGCTGGAGCAGTAG
- a CDS encoding ABC transporter ATP-binding protein produces the protein MLQVQNLTRRFGENTAVDDVSFTVPSGKMTGFVGANGAGKTTTMRMIMGVLTAHAGSVLVSGRPVTAADRATFGYMPEERGLYPKQPILDQLVYLGQLHRMSQADARSRAQDLLERFQLGGRGKDKLESLSLGNQQRVQIAASLLHRPSVLVLDEPFSGLDPIAVDSMVDLLREHTAQGVPVLFSSHQLDLVDRLCDNLVVLQKGRLVASGTGDELRATAPRRHRLTVSPDAGWVREETGVTVIDVAGRDAVVELENDDDAQRLLAAAMARGSVYEFSRIRPSLSEIYRGVSQ, from the coding sequence ATGCTGCAGGTGCAGAACCTGACCCGGCGCTTCGGCGAGAACACCGCCGTCGACGACGTAAGTTTCACAGTCCCCTCGGGGAAGATGACCGGATTCGTGGGCGCCAACGGGGCCGGAAAAACCACCACCATGCGCATGATCATGGGTGTTCTCACCGCGCATGCGGGCAGCGTCCTGGTGAGCGGTCGCCCGGTCACAGCGGCTGACCGCGCCACTTTCGGGTACATGCCCGAAGAACGCGGCCTCTACCCGAAGCAGCCCATCCTCGACCAGCTCGTCTACCTGGGCCAGCTGCACCGGATGAGCCAGGCCGATGCACGGTCCCGCGCACAGGACCTGCTCGAGCGCTTCCAGCTCGGCGGCCGCGGAAAGGACAAGCTGGAGTCCCTGTCACTCGGCAACCAGCAAAGGGTGCAGATTGCGGCATCACTCCTGCACCGGCCCTCGGTCCTCGTTCTCGACGAACCGTTCTCCGGGCTCGACCCCATTGCGGTGGACTCAATGGTGGACCTGCTTCGCGAGCACACCGCCCAAGGCGTCCCGGTCCTCTTTTCCAGCCACCAGCTCGATCTGGTGGATCGCCTCTGCGACAACCTCGTGGTCCTGCAGAAGGGTCGGCTGGTCGCTTCCGGCACCGGCGATGAACTCCGCGCCACGGCTCCCCGCCGGCACAGGCTGACCGTCTCACCCGACGCCGGCTGGGTCCGGGAGGAAACCGGGGTGACCGTCATCGACGTCGCAGGCCGGGACGCCGTCGTCGAGCTGGAAAACGACGACGACGCGCAGCGGCTGCTTGCCGCCGCCATGGCACGCGGAAGCGTGTACGAATTCAGCAGAATCAGGCCAAGCCTGAGCGAAATCTACCGGGGGGTATCCCAGTGA
- a CDS encoding response regulator, which produces MNKIRVLLADDQGLVRAGFATILSIEDDIEVVGQVTNGQEAVDFAAANDVDIILMDVQMPVLDGIRATEQITAAGRGKVIILTTFERDDYLFDAIRGGASGFLLKNADPDDLVAAVQAVAGGYALLAPEVTLRVIERFADQLGSQEQAQVEKQPSADRQRQQNLLASLTQREREVLECMAAGLSNAELARKLYLAEATVKSHVSSLLAKIQVRDRVQAVVFAYESGLIRPGE; this is translated from the coding sequence ATGAACAAGATCCGAGTGCTGCTTGCCGATGACCAGGGGCTCGTCCGTGCCGGTTTCGCGACCATCCTGTCCATTGAGGATGACATCGAGGTGGTGGGCCAGGTGACCAACGGGCAGGAGGCGGTGGACTTCGCTGCTGCCAACGACGTCGACATCATCCTGATGGACGTGCAGATGCCGGTGCTTGACGGAATCCGCGCAACTGAGCAGATCACGGCAGCCGGTCGGGGGAAGGTCATCATCCTGACCACCTTTGAGCGCGATGACTACCTTTTCGACGCAATCCGCGGCGGTGCGAGCGGCTTCCTCCTCAAGAATGCCGATCCGGATGACCTTGTCGCCGCAGTGCAGGCGGTTGCCGGCGGTTACGCGCTGCTGGCCCCGGAGGTCACCCTCCGCGTGATCGAGCGCTTCGCGGACCAGCTCGGCAGCCAGGAACAGGCGCAGGTGGAGAAGCAACCCAGCGCCGACCGGCAGCGTCAGCAGAACCTGCTCGCCTCCCTGACCCAGCGCGAGAGGGAGGTTCTCGAGTGCATGGCCGCGGGACTGAGCAACGCCGAGCTGGCACGCAAGCTCTACCTGGCCGAGGCGACCGTGAAATCCCATGTCTCCTCGCTGCTGGCCAAGATTCAGGTCCGGGACCGGGTGCAGGCGGTTGTCTTCGCCTATGAGAGCGGGCTCATCCGTCCGGGGGAATGA
- a CDS encoding sensor histidine kinase gives MVKILKRLTFGLDSDERRWERPGPTGDHLRRDVIGVVVFFLVSALALELSRGVGAMAEERSPIWLQHAVLALMIFPLVFRRRFPVTVMLVMSALFIILSLWIPALSLQISYQVAYFASLYSAVAWAKDRRVLWLGTTVVVVAMTLWLILSLTVANTYDGLLERVSEGDETWRGIFDPLTSAALYYFMVNFAYFGGAILAGMSSWRNALQRTQLAEQAAQIARQSAEIARRAVIEERLRIARELHDVVAHHVSVIGVQAGAARRVMDRKPEVAAESLRTIEQASRQAVTDMRNLLGVLRSEAAAQNNNKNDDDGGRHPEPGLADIAALAENQQDGGLDVTFSRVEDVPDALQEVSAPLALSLYRTAQESLTNVRRHSTASAAVMTLRTGRAGGQRWVELETVDNGRPRQRAEAGSGYGLQGIRERVALHRGTVEIGPRSDGGWRVRARFLLQ, from the coding sequence ATGGTGAAGATACTCAAGCGGCTCACCTTCGGGCTGGATTCCGACGAGCGGCGGTGGGAGCGTCCCGGCCCCACCGGAGACCACCTGCGCCGGGATGTGATCGGCGTCGTCGTTTTCTTCCTGGTGAGCGCGCTGGCGCTGGAACTGAGCCGCGGCGTCGGCGCCATGGCCGAGGAGCGCAGCCCGATCTGGCTCCAGCACGCCGTCCTTGCCCTGATGATCTTCCCGCTCGTGTTCAGGCGGCGCTTCCCAGTGACGGTCATGCTGGTCATGTCGGCGCTCTTCATCATCCTCAGTCTCTGGATTCCGGCGCTCTCGCTGCAGATCTCCTATCAGGTGGCGTATTTCGCTTCGCTGTACTCGGCGGTTGCGTGGGCGAAGGACCGCAGGGTGCTGTGGCTCGGAACCACGGTTGTTGTGGTCGCCATGACGCTCTGGCTAATCCTCTCGCTGACGGTCGCGAATACCTATGACGGGCTGCTGGAGCGGGTCTCCGAGGGAGACGAGACGTGGCGGGGGATTTTCGACCCGCTCACCTCCGCGGCGCTCTACTACTTCATGGTGAACTTCGCCTACTTCGGCGGCGCCATCCTGGCGGGCATGTCCTCCTGGCGCAACGCCCTTCAGCGGACCCAGCTGGCCGAACAGGCAGCACAGATCGCCAGGCAGTCCGCGGAAATCGCGCGCCGCGCGGTCATTGAGGAGCGCCTCCGGATCGCCCGCGAGCTGCACGACGTCGTTGCCCACCACGTGTCGGTCATCGGAGTGCAGGCCGGTGCTGCACGCCGGGTGATGGACCGGAAACCGGAGGTCGCCGCGGAGTCATTGCGCACCATCGAGCAGGCCAGCCGCCAGGCCGTCACCGACATGCGCAACCTCCTCGGCGTCCTCCGGTCCGAAGCTGCAGCACAGAACAACAACAAAAACGACGACGACGGCGGCCGCCACCCCGAGCCCGGGCTCGCCGACATTGCGGCGCTGGCCGAAAACCAGCAGGACGGTGGCCTCGATGTCACCTTCTCGCGGGTGGAGGACGTGCCGGATGCGCTTCAGGAAGTATCTGCCCCGCTTGCGTTGTCGCTGTACCGGACAGCGCAGGAATCATTGACGAACGTCCGCCGGCACTCCACCGCTTCCGCAGCGGTGATGACCCTGCGTACCGGACGCGCGGGCGGGCAGCGCTGGGTGGAACTGGAAACCGTGGACAACGGCAGGCCCAGGCAGCGCGCGGAGGCCGGTTCCGGCTATGGGCTGCAGGGTATCCGCGAACGCGTCGCCCTGCATCGCGGAACGGTCGAGATCGGTCCCCGTTCCGACGGCGGCTGGCGGGTCCGTGCCCGCTTCCTGCTGCAGTGA
- a CDS encoding GAF domain-containing protein — MNPYLQQWFTARAVADTGLDPDEVWTGFANLGGWCDRLEVQAYLSGLALIDELQRDMVSHAVNEMLDERSAPARRAAYSTDDVSLASGVITESSFESCTDGALQRFVTSSYAFLKGADAERRRLDSLAQTGLFGTPAEERFDRITREAQRVFGVSSSSLALIGERQQFIKSVTGPIGQNVPRDVSFCNETIREKRMLVVRDALLHEQFRTNPLVLEQPHIRFYAGYPLTGPEGWRIGSLCIIDDKPREFSLEDEMALRLLAGQAQRELEASVC, encoded by the coding sequence ATGAATCCCTATCTGCAGCAATGGTTCACCGCCCGTGCGGTGGCCGATACGGGTCTCGATCCCGATGAGGTGTGGACCGGCTTCGCCAACCTCGGCGGATGGTGCGATCGCCTGGAAGTGCAGGCCTATCTCTCCGGCCTGGCGCTGATCGACGAACTGCAGCGGGACATGGTTTCGCACGCCGTCAACGAGATGCTCGATGAGCGCAGCGCGCCTGCCCGACGCGCTGCCTACTCGACGGACGACGTTTCCCTGGCGTCCGGCGTGATCACCGAGAGCAGTTTCGAGAGCTGCACGGATGGTGCGCTGCAGAGGTTCGTGACGTCGTCGTACGCGTTCCTCAAGGGCGCTGACGCGGAGCGGCGTCGGCTCGACTCACTGGCACAGACAGGCCTGTTCGGAACGCCCGCGGAAGAGCGGTTTGACCGGATCACCCGCGAAGCGCAGCGGGTGTTCGGTGTCAGTTCTTCATCGTTGGCGCTGATCGGCGAGCGTCAGCAGTTCATCAAGTCGGTGACGGGGCCGATAGGCCAGAATGTGCCGCGGGACGTTTCCTTCTGCAACGAGACCATCCGGGAGAAGCGCATGCTCGTGGTGAGGGATGCGCTGTTGCATGAGCAGTTCCGGACCAACCCGTTGGTGCTCGAACAGCCGCACATCCGCTTCTACGCGGGGTATCCACTCACCGGGCCCGAAGGGTGGCGCATCGGTTCGCTCTGCATCATTGATGACAAACCGCGGGAATTCTCCCTGGAGGATGAGATGGCGCTCCGTCTGCTGGCCGGCCAGGCACAGCGCGAGCTCGAGGCGAGTGTCTGCTGA
- a CDS encoding sigma-70 family RNA polymerase sigma factor, whose product MHKAGPGTETLSDLLSRVAEGDQRAFAGLYEQVSKRVHGLVLRVVRNHAISAEVVQEVFLMLWVSADRYKADLGSPEAWIFTLAHRRAVDRVRSEQRSVIRDGQYAQKEYFVQEPVDERVHHTLMSESVKRCLASLTDLQAEAIRLAYYGGLTYTEVAEALQVKVPTAKSRIQSGLVCLRNAMEADGYGARSR is encoded by the coding sequence ATGCACAAAGCAGGACCAGGCACAGAGACGCTCAGCGATCTTCTGTCCCGTGTGGCAGAGGGTGACCAGCGCGCTTTTGCCGGGCTCTATGAGCAGGTTTCCAAGCGGGTGCATGGACTGGTGCTGCGTGTTGTGCGTAACCACGCGATCTCTGCCGAAGTGGTGCAGGAAGTCTTCCTGATGCTCTGGGTTTCAGCTGACCGTTACAAAGCCGATCTCGGTTCCCCCGAGGCGTGGATTTTCACCCTTGCACACAGGCGCGCGGTGGACCGTGTGCGCAGCGAACAGCGGTCGGTGATCCGGGATGGGCAGTACGCACAGAAGGAGTACTTCGTGCAGGAGCCCGTGGATGAGCGGGTTCATCACACGCTCATGAGCGAAAGCGTGAAACGCTGCCTCGCTTCTCTGACCGACCTGCAGGCTGAAGCGATCAGGCTCGCCTACTACGGCGGCCTCACCTACACCGAAGTCGCGGAAGCGCTGCAGGTAAAAGTTCCCACGGCCAAGTCCCGTATCCAGTCCGGCCTGGTGTGCCTGCGCAACGCAATGGAAGCCGATGGTTACGGAGCGCGCTCGAGGTAG
- a CDS encoding cation:proton antiporter, translating to MDPALGLSFAVVLLVGVLISERASRTVISTAVLFLLAGFLLGQGVLGVIRVESGDPVVLILSELALFSVLFTDGMRVGLTDLRAAWRLPGRALVLGLPLTLVVTAVLAHYVAGLPWLESFLLGAVLAPTDPVFASAIVGRKEVPGRLRHLLNVESGINDGLALPIVLVLLAMAGGTEAGGWQLTEEILLGIVVGVAVPLLVLALERLPFLRAERHLEPLLTVSIGLLVLTICMATHANLFLGAFAAGVTIATVRPEFRDEFEQFGELVTELLKLAAILVFGALITPAFLFQEIPFAGWLFALLALVVARPLALLASFLGTNLPRGQRIAAMWFGPKGFASVVYGLLVLQSGIELADQVFHLAALAIVLSILAHSSTDVLIAKKLSTTPG from the coding sequence ATGGATCCGGCGCTGGGACTGAGCTTCGCCGTCGTACTGCTGGTGGGCGTGCTCATTTCGGAACGGGCGAGCCGCACAGTCATTTCCACCGCCGTGCTCTTCCTGCTGGCTGGGTTCCTGCTCGGGCAGGGAGTCCTCGGCGTCATCAGGGTGGAATCGGGCGATCCCGTTGTCCTCATCCTGTCAGAGCTCGCGCTCTTTTCCGTCCTGTTCACGGACGGAATGCGGGTCGGTCTCACTGATCTTCGTGCTGCCTGGCGGTTGCCCGGCCGGGCATTGGTTCTTGGGCTACCGCTCACCCTTGTGGTCACCGCAGTTCTGGCCCACTACGTCGCAGGACTGCCGTGGCTCGAGTCGTTCCTGCTGGGCGCCGTGCTTGCACCCACAGACCCGGTGTTTGCTTCCGCCATCGTGGGGCGAAAGGAGGTCCCCGGCCGCCTGCGGCACCTGCTCAATGTGGAGTCGGGGATCAACGACGGACTTGCCCTCCCCATTGTCCTGGTTCTGCTTGCCATGGCCGGCGGCACGGAGGCCGGAGGATGGCAACTGACGGAGGAGATCCTGCTCGGCATCGTCGTCGGGGTGGCGGTTCCGCTGCTGGTACTGGCTTTGGAACGGCTTCCCTTCCTGAGAGCAGAACGTCACCTTGAGCCGCTGCTGACCGTATCCATCGGGCTTCTCGTGCTGACGATCTGCATGGCCACCCACGCCAACCTGTTCCTCGGAGCGTTCGCCGCCGGAGTCACGATCGCTACCGTCCGTCCGGAGTTCCGCGACGAGTTTGAGCAGTTCGGAGAGCTGGTCACTGAGCTGCTCAAACTTGCTGCCATTCTGGTCTTCGGCGCCCTGATCACTCCGGCATTCCTCTTTCAGGAGATCCCGTTCGCCGGCTGGCTGTTCGCACTGCTGGCGCTCGTCGTCGCCCGCCCGCTCGCGCTGCTGGCGTCATTCCTCGGAACCAACCTCCCCCGTGGGCAGCGCATCGCGGCCATGTGGTTCGGGCCGAAGGGCTTTGCGTCAGTGGTCTACGGGCTGCTGGTCCTGCAATCCGGCATTGAGCTGGCCGATCAGGTGTTCCACCTCGCCGCGCTTGCGATTGTGCTGTCGATTCTGGCGCACTCCTCTACGGACGTCCTCATTGCAAAGAAGCTGAGTACAACACCCGGGTAG
- a CDS encoding glyceraldehyde-3-phosphate dehydrogenase, with amino-acid sequence MDHKPSVTRDTWMSREALAEGMIPVIGRLYRENNVVTSIHGRSLINKSTMGILKAHRFARRMSKEELLLEETAPLLRALADLELGAAAIDVARLAQKYRLNREEGGSASLEEFLREELADVVGKRGADARTSTDVVLYGFGRIGRLVARLLIEKAGGGHGLCLRAIVVRKGAENDLMKRGSLLRRDSVHGSFEGSIQVDEETNTITANGVRIQVIYSNDPSTIDYTAYGISNALVVDNTGRWRDEEGLSQHLQSKGVAKVLLTAPGKGGLKNIVHGINHTDIAAGDTIVTAASCTTNAITPVLKAINDEFGVVHGHVETVHSFTNDQNLIDNFHKGDRRGRSAALNMVITETGAAKAVAKALPELEGKLTGSSIRVPTPDVSIAILNLSLEHETTKDSVNDYLREMSLHSDLRKQLDYIDSPDVVSTDFVGSRRSGTVDGLATICNDKNLVLYVWYDNEFGYSCQVVRVMEEMAGVHPPSFPAKEAIPTAELASSV; translated from the coding sequence GTGGATCACAAACCTTCCGTCACCCGCGACACCTGGATGAGCCGGGAGGCACTCGCCGAAGGGATGATTCCCGTCATCGGCCGCCTCTACCGCGAGAACAATGTGGTGACCAGCATCCATGGCCGCAGCCTCATCAACAAGTCCACCATGGGCATCCTCAAGGCACACCGGTTCGCACGCCGCATGAGCAAGGAAGAGCTGCTCCTCGAAGAGACCGCACCCCTGCTGCGTGCCCTCGCCGACCTGGAGCTGGGAGCAGCGGCCATTGATGTCGCCCGTCTGGCCCAGAAATACAGGTTGAATCGGGAGGAGGGCGGCAGCGCCTCCCTGGAGGAATTCCTCCGGGAGGAATTGGCCGACGTCGTCGGTAAGCGCGGTGCCGACGCACGGACGAGCACCGACGTCGTTCTCTATGGTTTTGGCCGCATTGGCCGCCTGGTTGCCCGGCTGCTCATCGAGAAGGCGGGCGGTGGGCACGGACTGTGCCTGCGGGCGATCGTGGTGCGCAAGGGCGCCGAGAATGACCTCATGAAACGCGGAAGCCTGTTGCGCCGGGACTCGGTGCATGGCTCGTTCGAGGGCAGCATCCAGGTGGATGAGGAAACCAACACCATCACGGCCAACGGTGTGCGGATTCAGGTCATCTACTCGAATGACCCGTCCACCATCGACTACACCGCCTACGGCATTTCCAACGCGCTGGTCGTTGACAATACCGGCCGCTGGCGTGACGAGGAGGGCCTCAGCCAGCACCTGCAGAGCAAGGGTGTTGCGAAAGTCCTGCTGACAGCACCGGGCAAGGGCGGCCTGAAGAACATCGTCCACGGCATCAACCACACTGACATTGCAGCCGGGGACACCATCGTCACTGCGGCGTCCTGCACCACCAACGCCATCACCCCCGTACTCAAGGCGATCAACGATGAGTTCGGCGTGGTGCACGGGCATGTGGAGACGGTCCACTCCTTCACCAATGACCAGAACCTGATCGACAACTTCCACAAGGGCGACCGCCGGGGCCGTTCCGCTGCCCTGAACATGGTCATCACCGAGACGGGCGCGGCCAAGGCCGTGGCCAAGGCGCTGCCCGAACTGGAGGGCAAGCTCACGGGCAGCTCCATCCGCGTGCCCACCCCGGACGTGTCGATCGCGATCCTGAACCTGTCGCTTGAGCACGAGACCACCAAGGACAGCGTCAACGATTACCTCCGCGAGATGTCGCTGCACTCCGACCTGCGCAAGCAGTTGGACTACATTGACTCCCCCGACGTCGTCTCCACGGACTTCGTCGGCTCACGCCGCTCCGGCACGGTCGACGGCCTCGCCACCATCTGCAATGACAAGAACTTGGTCCTATACGTCTGGTACGACAACGAGTTCGGCTACAGCTGCCAGGTGGTCCGCGTCATGGAGGAGATGGCCGGAGTCCACCCGCCGTCGTTCCCCGCGAAGGAAGCCATTCCGACGGCGGAGCTTGCCTCCAGCGTTTAG
- a CDS encoding MFS transporter small subunit gives MEISKARLTVVWALVAVPLAYGIFTTLTRVAALFTG, from the coding sequence ATGGAAATCAGCAAGGCTCGACTGACTGTTGTGTGGGCGCTGGTTGCAGTGCCCCTGGCCTACGGGATCTTCACCACCCTCACCCGGGTGGCCGCGCTCTTTACCGGCTAG